TTAGACTCATGAAATCTGAAGACGATTTGCCATCTTTAGGTTTAAGAAGAGATAGAGCTGGAAGTCTTACATTAAAAGAAGTGTTTTGTCCTTTTGAGGAAGAAGTATTATAAATTGGCCATATTCTTGAGATATTGAAATGTGTCTGCCCTCTATTGAAAATATTctgacattttgtgtgtgtccaagaATGTGATAATGATGCAGTGTAATATTTCACAGAGTTGTTACATTTACATCATGATATTGGCCAGTGAAGcactatttctttttttattgaacATTAGGAAGCGCCGCAAAAGGGTCATAGTGTTATAAGTCATGCAGCAGCCAACTAAAAATCTCAGAATTTTTGGCGAATGCTCACACAGTGCTTTGAGCAAACTCCACTTCAGGGGGAGCTAGCATGACTGAATGGGGCCTACACAAACCTTACCAATCTTCCATATCAGCCAAGTGTGGTTATagtcaagaaaaaaaataatgtggATTGGTGAAGCTGATATGAGCTTGTCGACCAAATATCAGTGGGGGGTATAAGTGCATAAAGACTTTGACAAACACATAATAACAACATCACCATGATGTAAGGTTTATTGTATTTAAACAGTTTACAGAAATCAGTGTCTTGTTATAAGTAAAAGTAGGGCTTGCTAACAGAAAAAAATGGGGctgtacattttatttattttattctgttgGATGAAAATCAAAATGTACAGTTCACGTATTAATCAATAATCGAAAAATTTAAAAAGTCAATATTATTCGCTCCAGGGTGTGTATATCATAAAAGATATTATCCGCTATATGCTCCAATGTAAAAATCCATAATTTGATCATTAGACCATGCGATAAGCTAGGCACTCTTTTTGTAGATTTGCTTGGAAACCTGGTTTTCACATTGCAATTCCTGTAAGATGAAGAGGAAGGAATCACAGTCAGTTGCGGGCTATGCATTCTGAAACGGTTAGGTCTCCTGTATAAGTTACATTGACATAACCTACCAGATAGAGTTGGTCTCCTTCTATCCAATGAGTCCACcctctgttctttttttcaccCTTCTGGATACATACCAGTTTGTCACCGTCCCAGTTGACAGTTGACTGTAGAAAAAACAATGAGTTTGTTACAATTGGTGTATGACTCCCTGACTTGTAGACTAAGATGCTAAGATACAATGCAATTATATGTTACTATAACTCTGACCTGGCATTTCCTGTTGTCCATGCCTTTTGTCACTTCTTCAAACTCCTCACCAATCTTGAATGAGCAGGATAAGTTTTTGAAAGTAGTTAGAGTTTTGATTGAGAAGGTGTCACCATCTTGTTCAATTACTTTCTGAGGTTTCAACATGTTGGCAATCTTGCGAGTGGCAAAGTCGATACCTGcatgaaggaaaaaatattcatgaaatattaatgTTAAAAAACGAACATCCTAAATTCCCTATTTGACATATATTTTATGAAATAATTGCATTGGAACATAAGCTTTACAACCACAATATTCAGCTATGTACATGCATGGATCTGAGGGGCGTCATACTGGAATATGAGATAAGAATGCAACTCTATGGAGAAGGAATGTGTTCAGTTCACAGCTGCAAGACACTTGTCTAGCAATTCTGAATTCTCATGGACTGACTGAACAGTGCAATTTTTGCATTTGAATTGCATGTAGAGTTCTCTAAAAAGATGAAACTCAACACTGCCATTTTGGActtaataaaacaaaataaaatgataATTAGACATCATTGTTATCAATCACAATTTACTGCTTTACTGCACAGAAAGATTATCGTCAATTTTACTCTACATCATGCTATGAAACTTTACCAGGCAATCTGAGAGAGACATCAATTTTTTTCTGGGGCACAACAACCTATTGTAGATTGTCTTACCAAAGCTTGACAGGGATTGCTTGATTGCCGCTGCCAGTgatctactactactactactactagttcTACTACTTCTACAGTGATTTAATATCCTGTCAAATGGTTATATCTGTGATTTAGTAATGTTACCATACTtggaaaagaaacagaaaaccAAAAATGTTGAGATTTGAAACAAATGAGATATGGAACTGATGAGAACCAAATAGTTTTGCAACCAAATAGGACCAAATGGGAAATGAATGAAAGCTCCGTACTCACCTAGGGCATTCATGTAACCTTCAAAGTTTTCCTGACTAACAAAGTCCCAGGTTCCAGAGTAGTCAGCAGGCATGGCTAATCAGCTGTGTCTGTTTGGAAGAGTTCGCTTGAAACACTGGAATCTCTGAGAGTCAGACAACCTCAGTCACAATGGATGAGACGAATGAACCACTAGGGTGCTTCAGGTCTCAATATGACCTGCCCCTGTGTTTAGAAATATGGGGCAGGGGTGATTTCACCAGCACAATGGCTATTTTGGAGGCGGTGTCGGAAGCACCAAGCAGCAGGGAGTACTGTAACTTTTCACACACTGAACATGAGGAAATAATTCTTTCCTCTTGGGATTTTCAGAAGGATGGATGTTTGAAgggagggggatggggggggggattaatgTACTAAGCATATGTTGTGTGAAATAGATTCCACTGTTGAACAGACAACTTGTAAATGTGTATTTCAGGCTTTTATCATTATACATAATTGTGTATATGGAAACAACTATGGTTCAATATGTTTAATTAAAGATATTGTCTTAAGTTTTCCGTCAGTGGGCATACAACACAAGAGGTTAAAGGTTAAGGGTTGTCAGGTTGAGAGTCATAATCACATCTTTCACATATTTTTAGAATAACCTCTTCCTCTTTATTCATTCAGCACATTGTTGTTTAGTGGTGGCATAGGTTATAAGGCTCACAGATTGCTTTCTGACCCAAAGGGCACACATTTACTGGAAACCTTTCAAATCGCTAGATCAGCATGGCAGACTTTGACTGTTTTAAGGGCAGGGGCGAAAACGGGACCTATCAAGATGGGGcttcaacatacaaaaaactaTTAAAGAATTATGAAATCATTTTTATCCTTGAAAATGAACACTGTGTTATTAGGCAATCCAAAACTATGACAAGCCCTCTGGTAAAACAAGCAGTGAACTAAAAGTTAAGTCACCTGCTTAAAGAAAAAGGTAGGGAACCTTCTCCAGGAAGATATTTGAAATTCTGCTAAATGTACCATTTTTGTAAGTAATGCTAACAATGAAAACATTGAGATTACATCAAAATGCCAGCTAAATATTAGCCTAGATTATCTGTCCCAGAAACTTAATATTAGtgagtttttgaacattctaacaaaaGATTCCATTCTGCAACAATTCAGTGtttaaaattctatgttgaacccagatattctttagacattcattttccaacattcatCCATCACACCGGTGTGGCAGTACACCCTTAAGGGTTAAAAAGTATTTGGCAGCAGCAGCCAGACTGTCATCATGACGCTGATTTCGGGAAAACCTTATCTAATTCCCTAGAGGGCACTGGTGAGGAAGACTGCAGGGCACTACATGTAATttttaccaaagtccttttaggcaagtcccttcactcggcggccatatgacaacgctttttgggcacttatcgggcatcctattcagcagaaatgcgtgtgcgcaaggcttcacgacaccaatcttgctccagcggcgagatcacaacacatgattggcacgctgtcttcacaacacaccatatgattggctcaatgcattcacatcacaccacatgattggctcaatgtattcacatgtcgacgttttgccaaggaaagggtgggatatgtgtagacaacagccatattggtgtaacaaactagccccatgcatttctatggagtattttttgagtgctgtgtctccacattagaaagtctctgttttTACTGATTGTTTCAATTGCAAGGTACTTCATAGTGTCTCcagaggtgggcacaaatacatcaaactATTTTGTCACAAACTACAAATACTGGCTCATAAAatttaacaaaataaaatagaaaatactgatgtaaaaaatgtaggctatttaattaaaatacaattagtaatttgaaaatacaaaaatacacagtaTGCCAACTTTTAAAGGAAATTACAAGACATATTATTGATAcacattttctgattggctggcagaggactattaattctgtacattggggctcctaagtagatctggtaaatcAGGTCGGCCtatttttaaactgaactgcatTTCCCTTTTTGTGCTCTAAATGCATGCCTATTGCCTATACAGTGCAactggaaagttttcagaccctttcaagttttccacattttgttatgtttcagactcatcttaaaatggattcaattaatttatttccccatcaatctacacacaataccacaccacaggtgtttggagtgttttggaAATGTATAAAagataaaagactgaaatattgtaTTTACATATTCACCccctttgttatgatgcttGCAATTGAGccctggtgcatcctacttctatcaatggtccttgagatgcttctacaacttgatgggagtccacctgtgcctaaattaattcactgaaTATTATCAGGAGAGGCACATCTCtttaaggtctcacagttgatggtgtatgtcagagtggaaaccaagccacgaggtcgagagaattgtccgtagacctgcCATTGTTgtctccctttttcttttttttttccaacttcCAGAGGGGGTCGTAAAAGAGAAAAGCTGGATCTAACACTTAAAGTTGGTCACAATGTGGCATACTACtgcaagaaaaaggaaaaatgggCTTACATGTTATGCTGTCCTTCCAAAAGGGTAATGAAATTAATATTTTTATGGACAAATTGCTACTTCAACTTTAGAGCTGAATATAGggaattgcccaagggatatcatCGGGCACCCACCCTATGGAGTAACCCTCAGGCAACAAGAAAcggcaaagaaaaaaacaactttaaccgacaaaaccaggtTCGCCTTTGGCTCCCGGACTATGATAAGCATAACTTATTGTCATGGTTATAGGAAGTACTGTATATTTAACTGAGTGATGAAATTTTGGCTTAGAGAAAAAATTACTATTTGAAATACTCTAAATACAATTcctcaaagtattttgttacaaactacattagatttgttccaatcctgcaaaatacaaatgacaaaatatgctatAATTAAATAAGTATataaaatacatacagtataattaAAAAACTGCCCATGTCACAGTGCAGATCATTTTCTTCTTCATTAGAAATGCACGTGTAGGCTGTATAGGGAACCTcaatttatgtatgtattttttttactgcAGGGGCATCCATTAGGAAACTTCCCCACTAGAGGAGCACCTACAGTGGCACTGCTTTATGATTTCTCACATGTGATACAATACAGGGTTGCATTCCACTGCATTCTGTGCTGGATATGACACCCTTTGGAACACTGTCATGTGGCGGGCACTCCATAATGGAACCCTTTTCCAATGGAAGGGCACACAGGGAACGCCAACCATTTTAAGGGGCACCAAGACATTGCATCATGTTTTCAACAGTAGAAGGACAATCATTAAGACATGTTCTTGAATTTTACTCATTTCCACTTATTGTTTGAAGTGGTACTCTAGGGCACGGAAATATTTTTGTCATGGTCAGCCAATTGGACACTTTTGAGGGCACATTTTTTCAACAATAGAGGCACCCCTCTGTGTCTGCCAGTGATTCTGCATGACTGGAAACGGTTGTATGCTCTTTTCTTATTCTTATGTAAGGTCTTTGTTGGCACATTGTTATGGTTGGAACATGATGCACTTCTCTAAATAGACACTAGGGGTGACCTTTCCTCCTATAGCATGCCACAACAATGACCAGGACGCTTTTAATACCTGTATTCCACCAGGCTGAGAGATCCATTTGTTGGGGCTGCATAGATGGTAAGTATCACCTTTTAATTATAGTGAGGCTTTAGTGTTCATCACTTTTCATTTAGTGCTTGTTGTACAAACCTCTGTTGAGTTATATAAAATTATTTCAAATTATTATTTCTCTTGTTGTATTCAAAACacctatataataatatataataatgtaTATAATATAATTGGATGTTTTGTCATATTTCCTCCACATAATGTCCACAGCAGTTCAGTGTTGACTAAGTTTCTCTCAGTACAGCTAGCTGCAGTATACAATGTTTCATTACTTCGTGGCCTACACAGCGTTCCTCTGCAGCAGATGGTTGCCGAGAGATCAGAGACTCCGATTGTAAGCACCCGTGAGAAGTGGTGATCTGAACAACTGCCTCTTCTCAGTAGATAATATACTAGACCTGACTGTTTGCACTGAACTTTGTTTAATCTGGACTTGGACTTCGATCAGGTGCCTTATCGTTCACCATTTCTCTTACAGTCAGATCATTCTGGTGACATTTGTAGTGGTTCTCCTCACTCCACAACTATATGTCTTGACCAGGCAAGTGCAGGTACATTTGATAATCTGTACATGGCTTGCATATTTCAaccatttgacaatttcaaCCAGAATACCGTTGATATGTTTTATAATAAATGCAAATTTACTGCATTTCTTTTTGTAAAGCTTTCTATCCCTAATCTGTAATTATATCCCACCAGGCCAAGATCATCTCGATATTGCCAGCAGCCTATCCTCAATAACCTCATAGTCTTCATTATCTTCTCATTCATAGCAACAGGTGACCTTTGCAACATTTGACATGCCAGAAAATATATTAAAACAGTAAATAGTCAGTAACAGTAAGTGTGCTGTTTTTGtatgaacaacttgaagctgaATGGTGATCCATTTGTTCCAGGTTTTTCTGTGGCTCTCACACTCCTGGACCCAGTTCCACAGAGTTTCATTGTGGCCTTCCATCTGTTTGGAGTCCTTTCATTTGCTCATGGGCTGTGCACCACGCTTCTGACTCTACTTGCGACTGACTGTGTGCGTTGCTCTTTCAGTTTAAAAGCTCAAAGATCTTGTTATCATCGTATATCTTATAAAATCATATAGATTTTATATAATATCTGTATTCGGGGCGTTAACCAAACTGTCGTTTGAATTGGTGTAAAATGTGACAGAGGTACTATTTGTGTTCACAGTTTAGTTTTGGACTGATGTCACATGTCACATTTGAGCTACTTTGGGACACATTCTCTATTGATTTAACTAAAAATAATGCAGTCACATTGTACAAACTTGTCTAATTGATTTTGGTAACCGTGATAATAAGTTTTGTGCCCATTTCCTTCTTGCAGGCATGGACAACGACAGAACTCTACTACCTTTCCCTTGTTCTGTCTTGGGCTTGTATTCTCTCCACAGGTACATTTGTATGTTTTGTTAATTCATTTGTATtgcagttgttgttgtttttttaaacttttttctcTGATGACATTAACTATGAAGAGGATATGGTTTCAGACTTTAGTCAGCAGCTGCATCACATGTAGATCTGGGTCAACTCTTTGCACTGTGCGTCCACCCTCGTTTAAAACATATTCTGTAATGCAAGGCTGGGGTTTGTATAGTCATGCAAACAATTGGAACTAATTATTGTCTTTGGCTTTTTCTTCCCGCAGGCTTTTTCATGGCCAGAGCAAGCCTTTGGCTGATCAGCAAGATGTGGCCAAGCTGGGTGAAAGAAAAGAGCATCTGGAACAATCTTTGAGCCAAAGGACTATTCACGTCCATGCTGATGCCTCTTAATTATTTATGCTGTTTCCATGCCAGTGCGAGAACGATACTCAAATAGGGAACAAAGATCCTATTACAACCAAGTACTCTGGGCAGCAGAGGGAAACCAGTCCCTTTTTCATACAAAGTTTGTCATGTAACTTTGACTCATACAGGCACAAATAGTTTTCACTTCTTCATCCTTTTTACATTTTCTTTCCCATTTAGCAGAGAAAGAATGAGTTTACCTCAAATGTTTATATGCCTCATGAGACCGGGTGCAAAGTACAGTCCtgtattttaatcagtattaaCAATTTCCCAGCAAGTCTACTCGACCAGTGAGGACAGCTGACCGCTCACGTTGTGTGACAGTGAGAGGTCAGTCTGTTCAGAGCCATTGTGGCAGCCTACTCAGATGTCATCGGCATATAGCTTTGTGTTGGATGCCAAGCTTTTATGTGCGGTTGATCCTCTTTCAAGCACTAGTGGAAAGCGAGAGATAGTAGAGTGCCACCCCAACAATGCCATTCTGTCAATTCAGCTCTTACCTAAACATGCCTGTTGGCTTATTCATTTCCACTGAAGTCTGCCAAACAGCAGATTTTAAAACATAGTAGTATGGCTTAAAAGATGCAGTCAGCGATTGCACACAAagtcatgtttgtttatgttcgTAATTAAAATTATTAGCAGGCACTATTGTCCACAACAACAtacattttaaccaaggaccaaacagaACACCTCAGGTAGTTCACCCTTCCCTTCAGTATTctcagagaaactccacacagggtttcgtttttgtttgggggacacttgtttgtttgtttgtttccagttttcggagcctaggctgcctacagagactttttttttttttacagtcacagaatgggcagctagcggatcgtgagGAGGCgattgctgaatgtgataaaacatgttatgggcttgaaattgccTATACGATCGCTCACTGTACCTTAAGGAATGTGTAGATATATGTGCAACACATAATGGTTGTTCAGTAGCATCATTTAGCTGTCTTGTAATTTAAGATTTAGATTTTAGTCATTCGAGTATTACTTGCAATTCTATACATGTACAAGTTGTtcagtgtttgcttttgtgctCATGTCTTCACAAAAATCAAGAAATGACTTGTTCAAAATGGTCCTTTAATGCTACACAGTAAGTTCTGATCACaagaataaaattaaaaaaatatcaaCATTTAATTCAATCAATTGCAAACTTGGTATtcaataaaatatattccaggGTGAAATACAAGGTACAAAAACAAGCACCCTTATATAAGAAATCTTTAAAAACAATAGATTGTTTCAACATTCTCTTTTGAGGACTCTTGAGGGCCTTTTAAGTTTAAAGTGTAAGTTCAGTGTAAATTGACCCATCTGCTTTAAGCCgtctgtccataacttggcctacGTTGTCCCAAATTGTCTCGTTCTTTTTCCTGCATGTGGTGAGCTTATACAACAAGGCTATGGGTCAATTTACACTGAACTTACACTTTAAGGGCTGACGGAAACAGCAGTGCATGTGCAGAAATGGCAGCGCACCTTTTAGCTCACTTCAAAGCAACCTCGGCATAATGTTGTATTCATCGTCAGAGATTAAGACAAGCTGCCAAAGAGGAATAGGCCATTCTTGCCCATTAAGTTTCATCGCCAAACTAAGGCCTTGAGTAAATATATCAATCTATTACCTGTTTCAAAAGGCACCGTTCTGAGGTATTGCAGTTAATTAATCTAATCAGAATTTGCAACACTATATTCACTTCCCTCTACATGTTGTGAGTAACATGAACAGCATTCATATTAAATTACAGTAACTTTTCCTCTGGCACCAAGAGCAAATTCACTGTATTTCATAAACATTCCCAATTCCATGATAGCAACTGAGAAACGTGGAATTATAACCATGAAATACATTTTACGTAGCTACAGTAATAATGAAAGCTTTTGGTCAACTAACCATTTCGTAGTGTTCCTCTAAACATTTTAGATGGTTTTGAAATCCCATCATCTCAATTTTGAACATTTAATTTGACATACCTATATACTACTACTAGTACTATAGTGGATGCTTCTGGTGATTATGACAGGCATTTTGGTCCTTCAAGATGATATGAGAACAAGAAGATGACAAAGATGATATGAGCACAAGAATATAGGATCAGTAAAGTCCCTTCATAGTCCTGACTGATTGTATTGTAAAGGGTTCTAGAAATTTGGCACATGTTATTCATTAATATCACACATACAGATTTCTTTATCCAGCATGGGTAAATCACAGTACACAGTTTTTGTCCAACATTCCCTTCCTGAGTGTGAAATATGAACAGTATATGCTGACCAGACAAACTAAGCATTAAAGTGTGACTGGCATTTGTTCAATTAAGTGTAGAACAAATTTCtcaaattgagagcacaattaaTGAATAAGTACATTCTCCATTTGCACAAACATTCCCTACTTCATTTACACTCAGTTACAAATTTGCCTTTGTGCAGAAATTGAAATGATTAAAAACATTATTATTTCATTAATCAATGAAATGCAAACATAACTCACTCCTATTACAAAACCATAACATTCTCAGTACAGCATTTAAAACATGGGGAGGAATGTTGTCACTGGCCTAACAGTGCGTCATAGTCTATGTACCAGACAAGCCTTCCGCTCACCGGCTGAATCTTTGTAATAGGCCATCTGTCGGGCGTATCCTTGATCCGGCTGAGCTGAGTGACCAGTTCGTGTTTGCCCTTACCCATGATCAGCACGCTGACCCGCCGCGCGCGGTTGATGGCGGCGAACGTAAGGCTCATGCGCTGGTGCGGCTTGACGGGGCTCTCGGTTAGCGCCACCAGCCTCTCCCCGTGGGCGTCCAGCGCGGTCCCCGGGAACAGCGAGGCCGTGTGGCCGTCGTAGCCCACACCCAGCAGGACGTAGCTGAAGCTGGAGGCGTTGACGTGGCGCGTGATGTCCCGCTCGTAGGCGAGCGCGCCGCcgtcctcctccacacacagccGCTGGTTGAGCTGCACGGGCATGGGGTGGACGTGGAAGTAAGGCACGCGCACGTGCTGCAGCAGGTGGTCGTGCACCGTGCGGAAGTTGGACTCGGCCTCGGAGGGCGGCACGCAGCGCTCGTCGGCCAGCCACACGTGCGTGTTCCACCAGGGGAAGGCGTAGTGGTGCTGCGTCAGGCGCCGGAAGAGCGCCACGGGGCTGGAGCCGCCCGACAGAGCCAGGTGGAAGGGCGCGCCCTCCTGCACCGCCTCCTCGGCCGCCTCCTGCAGGTCGTTGGCCAGCCGCTCCACCAGCTCCTCGGCCCAGGCCGACACCATGTCCGCGCTGCGGTACTTGCCCTGCATCACCTGGAAGCTCTCGCCGCCGGCCCGCTCCTGGGGGATGACGTTGACCAGGGCCTCGGTGCAGAAGCGCACCTCGCGGCCGTGCAGCTCAAAGTTTAGCTGGTTGCCGTTGGCGGCGCCGCCGGGGTACGGCCGAGGGAACGTGTGCGCCAGGCTGTTCAGCAGAGGCGTCCAGAACCTCCACGAAGCCAAGAGGCTGTCGGCGCTGACAAAGTGGTCCATCCGGCCGCGGAAAACCTGCAGGATCAACTCCGTGTAGGCCTCTCGCTGGACCGTCGGTACCTGAATGTAGTAGTCCGAGAGGGGCATGCCGAACAAAAGGGTGTCCTTATCCTCGGACACCTCCTTCCAGCGACTGCCCACTAGCGCTGGCCTGAAAAGATTCTTACTGACCAGTATTGCTGGGTACCCCAGTGCGCCATGGCCAATGTAAAACACTATCTGCTTCTGCTTACACGTAACACTGTTGGGGTCTTGCACACAGAACACATTGTTCTTAAAAGTGATGCGGGCATATCCAACCCGTTCGTCTAGGAGTTTACCTGACATCAGGAATATGGGGATGCCTTCATACTGTGGCATAGTGGTGTGGACTGCAATACCTAGTCAGACAgaatttaaaacaaataaaaaaatatttaaacacCTTAGCTTTGAGCCATGCATTAGCAAAGGAAATATTATACAAGCTTTTTCACCAGTGTCTCTAAACCTACTATACTATAAAATGTTGAAATATACCCTTCATTCCACATCTAGTCACAGATAACATTAATGTTGTCAGTTCATCAACCAACCTACCAGTAAATGTCGGGGTAAGGCTCAAGTGATCTTTGGTCTTGTTGAGTTCAAGCTGGACTTCAGAATTATAAGACTGGTACTGTCCAATGACAGCACTGCCCTTGTCGAGCGGATGAAATGCGCTGAAGATTTTGAGCTTGTTCTGATCAATCTCTTTACAGTCCGTCAGGTTTTTGGGGACTCTCATGGTCAAAAGGGTCATCACTTCAGTCAAGTGATTTTGGATCACATCCCTGATGACTCCATACTGGTCATAAAA
Above is a genomic segment from Alosa sapidissima isolate fAloSap1 chromosome 4, fAloSap1.pri, whole genome shotgun sequence containing:
- the rbp7b gene encoding retinoid-binding protein 7; this encodes MPADYSGTWDFVSQENFEGYMNALGIDFATRKIANMLKPQKVIEQDGDTFSIKTLTTFKNLSCSFKIGEEFEEVTKGMDNRKCQSTVNWDGDKLVCIQKGEKKNRGWTHWIEGDQLYLELQCENQVSKQIYKKSA
- the LOC121707401 gene encoding uncharacterized protein LOC121707401, which translates into the protein MFHYFVAYTAFLCSRWLPRDQRLRFQIILVTFVVVLLTPQLYVLTRPRSSRYCQQPILNNLIVFIIFSFIATGFSVALTLLDPVPQSFIVAFHLFGVLSFAHGLCTTLLTLLATDCAWTTTELYYLSLVLSWACILSTGFFMARASLWLISKMWPSWVKEKSIWNNL
- the h6pd gene encoding GDH/6PGL endoplasmic bifunctional protein yields the protein MRKATWGLLLLLLLLLACVATCDPSDQDQNGDEKGPRRRGHVSVVVVGGTGDLANKYLWQGFFHLYATQVGKGHTFAFYGGGLSPADKGTPLLFEILKSQTCPEELSAERCALVRDQFLRLTQYWQLKTEEDYQTLGKHIETQLGQEGMTEAGRFFYLSVPAFAYANIAERVNRSCRPPQNAWLRVVLEKPFGHDLSSAQELATQLASSLKEDEMYRIDHYLGKQVVSQILPFRKQNRKFLKQIWNKHHIDRMEIVLKETLDAKGRISFYDQYGVIRDVIQNHLTEVMTLLTMRVPKNLTDCKEIDQNKLKIFSAFHPLDKGSAVIGQYQSYNSEVQLELNKTKDHLSLTPTFTGIAVHTTMPQYEGIPIFLMSGKLLDERVGYARITFKNNVFCVQDPNSVTCKQKQIVFYIGHGALGYPAILVSKNLFRPALVGSRWKEVSEDKDTLLFGMPLSDYYIQVPTVQREAYTELILQVFRGRMDHFVSADSLLASWRFWTPLLNSLAHTFPRPYPGGAANGNQLNFELHGREVRFCTEALVNVIPQERAGGESFQVMQGKYRSADMVSAWAEELVERLANDLQEAAEEAVQEGAPFHLALSGGSSPVALFRRLTQHHYAFPWWNTHVWLADERCVPPSEAESNFRTVHDHLLQHVRVPYFHVHPMPVQLNQRLCVEEDGGALAYERDITRHVNASSFSYVLLGVGYDGHTASLFPGTALDAHGERLVALTESPVKPHQRMSLTFAAINRARRVSVLIMGKGKHELVTQLSRIKDTPDRWPITKIQPVSGRLVWYIDYDALLGQ